In Burkholderia sp. WP9, a genomic segment contains:
- the carB gene encoding carbamoyl-phosphate synthase large subunit: protein MPKRTDIKSILIIGAGPIIIGQACEFDYSGAQACKALREEGYKVILVNSNPATIMTDPNTADVTYIEPITWEVVERIIAKERPDAILPTMGGQTALNCALDLHAHGVLEKYKVELIGASPEAIDKAEDRQKFKDAMTKIGLGSAKSGTAHSMEEALQVQADIAAQTGSGGYPVVIRPSFTLGGSGGGIAYNRDEFEEICKRGLDLSPTRELLIEESLLGWKEYEMEVVRDRKDNCIIVCSIENLDPMGIHTGDSITVAPAQTLTDKEYQVLRNASLAVLREIGVDTGGSNVQFSINPKDGRMIVIEMNPRVSRSSALASKATGFPIAKVAAKLAVGYTLDELKNEITGGQTPASFEPTIDYVVTKIPRFAFEKFREADSRLTTQMKSVGEVMAIGRTFQESFQKALRGLEVGVDGLDEKTDNRDEIIREIGEAGPDRIWYVGDAFRVGMTAEEIFEETSIDPWFLAQIEQIILKEKALAGRTLGSLSKEELKYLKQSGFSDRRLAKLLGAKPAEVRQRRIELNVRPVYKRVDTCAAEFATKTAYMYSTYEEECEANPTNNKKIMVLGGGPNRIGQGIEFDYCCVHAALAMREDGYETIMVNCNPETVSTDYDTSDRLYFESLTLEDVLEIVDKEKPVGVIVQYGGQTPLKLALDLEANGVPIVGTSPDMIDAAEDRERFQKLLQDLGLRQPPNRTARAEDEALKLADEIGYPLVVRPSYVLGGRAMEIVHEPRDLERYMREAVKVSNDSPVLLDRFLNDAIECDVDCISDGEAVFIGGVMEHIEQAGVHSGDSACSLPPYSLSKETVAELKRQTGAMAKALNVVGLMNVQFAIQQVPQADGSKEDIIYVLEVNPRASRTVPYVSKATSLPLAKIAARAMVGQTLAQQGVTKEIDPPYFSVKEAVFPFVKFPAVDPVLGPEMRSTGEVMGVGQTFGEALFKSQLAAGSRLPESGTVLLTVMDADKPKAVEVARMLHELGYPIVATKGTAAAIEAAGVPVKVVNKVKDGRPHIVDMIKNGEIALVFTTVDETRAAIADSRSIRMSAQANKVTYYTTMSGARAAVEGLRYLKDLEVYDLQGLHARLN from the coding sequence ATGCCCAAGCGGACAGACATCAAGAGCATCCTCATCATCGGCGCGGGTCCGATCATCATCGGCCAGGCGTGCGAGTTCGACTACTCGGGCGCGCAGGCATGCAAGGCGCTGCGTGAGGAAGGCTACAAGGTCATTCTCGTCAACAGCAATCCGGCGACGATCATGACCGACCCGAACACGGCCGACGTGACCTACATCGAGCCGATCACGTGGGAAGTGGTCGAGCGCATTATCGCGAAGGAGCGCCCGGACGCGATCCTGCCGACGATGGGCGGCCAGACCGCGCTGAACTGCGCGCTCGATCTGCACGCGCACGGCGTGCTGGAAAAGTACAAGGTCGAACTGATCGGCGCGTCGCCGGAAGCGATCGACAAGGCGGAAGACCGCCAGAAGTTCAAAGACGCGATGACCAAGATCGGCCTCGGTTCGGCCAAATCGGGCACCGCGCATTCCATGGAAGAAGCGCTGCAGGTGCAGGCCGACATCGCCGCGCAAACCGGCAGCGGCGGTTATCCGGTGGTGATTCGTCCGTCGTTCACGCTGGGCGGCTCGGGCGGCGGTATCGCGTATAACCGCGACGAGTTCGAAGAGATCTGCAAGCGCGGTCTCGACCTGTCGCCCACGCGCGAACTGCTGATCGAAGAGTCGCTGCTCGGCTGGAAAGAGTACGAGATGGAAGTGGTCCGCGACAGGAAGGACAACTGCATCATCGTCTGCTCGATCGAAAACCTGGACCCGATGGGCATCCACACCGGCGACTCGATCACGGTTGCCCCGGCGCAAACGCTCACCGACAAGGAATATCAGGTCCTGCGGAACGCATCGCTCGCGGTGCTGCGCGAGATCGGCGTCGACACCGGCGGTTCGAACGTGCAGTTCTCGATCAATCCGAAAGACGGCCGGATGATCGTGATCGAAATGAATCCGCGTGTGTCGCGTTCGTCGGCATTGGCTTCGAAGGCAACGGGTTTCCCGATCGCCAAGGTCGCGGCCAAGCTCGCCGTCGGCTACACGCTGGACGAATTGAAGAACGAAATCACCGGCGGCCAGACCCCGGCGTCGTTCGAACCGACGATCGACTACGTCGTCACCAAGATCCCGCGTTTCGCGTTCGAAAAATTCCGCGAAGCCGATTCGCGTCTGACCACGCAAATGAAGTCGGTCGGCGAAGTGATGGCAATCGGCCGCACCTTCCAGGAGTCGTTCCAGAAGGCGCTGCGCGGTCTCGAAGTCGGCGTGGACGGTCTGGACGAAAAGACCGACAACCGTGACGAGATCATCCGCGAGATCGGCGAAGCCGGCCCGGATCGTATCTGGTACGTGGGCGACGCGTTCCGTGTCGGCATGACGGCTGAAGAGATTTTCGAGGAAACCTCGATCGACCCGTGGTTCCTCGCGCAGATCGAACAGATCATCCTGAAGGAAAAGGCGCTGGCCGGCCGCACACTCGGGAGCCTTTCGAAGGAAGAGCTGAAGTACCTGAAGCAAAGCGGCTTCTCGGATCGGCGTCTCGCGAAACTGCTCGGCGCGAAGCCTGCGGAAGTGCGTCAACGCCGTATCGAGTTGAACGTGCGCCCGGTGTACAAGCGCGTCGACACCTGCGCGGCCGAGTTCGCCACGAAAACCGCTTACATGTACTCGACCTATGAGGAAGAGTGCGAAGCGAACCCGACCAACAACAAGAAGATCATGGTGCTGGGCGGTGGCCCGAACCGGATCGGGCAGGGCATCGAGTTCGACTACTGCTGCGTGCACGCCGCGCTCGCCATGCGCGAAGACGGCTACGAAACGATCATGGTCAACTGCAACCCTGAAACCGTTTCGACCGACTACGACACGTCCGATCGTCTGTACTTCGAATCGCTGACGCTTGAAGACGTGCTCGAAATCGTCGACAAGGAAAAGCCCGTCGGGGTGATCGTGCAATACGGTGGTCAAACGCCGTTGAAGCTCGCGCTCGATCTCGAAGCGAACGGTGTGCCGATCGTCGGCACGTCGCCGGACATGATCGACGCCGCGGAAGACCGCGAGCGTTTCCAGAAGCTGCTGCAGGACCTCGGTCTGCGTCAGCCGCCGAATCGCACCGCGCGCGCCGAAGACGAAGCGCTCAAGCTCGCCGACGAAATCGGCTATCCGCTGGTGGTGCGTCCGTCGTACGTGTTGGGTGGCCGAGCGATGGAAATCGTCCACGAGCCGCGCGACCTCGAGCGCTACATGCGCGAGGCCGTGAAGGTGTCGAACGACTCGCCGGTGCTGCTCGACCGCTTCCTGAACGACGCGATCGAATGCGACGTGGATTGCATCTCCGACGGTGAAGCCGTTTTCATCGGCGGCGTGATGGAGCACATCGAACAGGCTGGCGTGCACTCGGGCGACTCGGCGTGCTCGCTGCCGCCGTATTCGCTGTCGAAGGAAACCGTCGCGGAACTGAAGCGTCAAACGGGCGCAATGGCGAAGGCGCTGAACGTGGTCGGCCTGATGAACGTGCAGTTCGCGATCCAGCAGGTGCCGCAGGCGGACGGTTCGAAAGAAGACATCATCTACGTGCTCGAAGTGAATCCTCGTGCTTCGCGTACGGTGCCGTACGTGTCGAAGGCGACCAGCCTGCCGCTCGCGAAAATCGCCGCGCGTGCAATGGTCGGCCAGACGCTGGCGCAGCAAGGCGTGACGAAAGAGATCGACCCGCCGTACTTCAGCGTGAAGGAAGCCGTGTTCCCGTTCGTCAAGTTCCCGGCAGTCGATCCGGTGCTCGGACCGGAAATGCGTTCGACCGGCGAAGTGATGGGCGTGGGTCAGACCTTCGGCGAAGCCTTGTTCAAGTCGCAACTCGCGGCGGGTTCGCGTTTGCCGGAGTCGGGCACGGTGCTGTTGACTGTGATGGACGCCGATAAGCCGAAGGCCGTCGAAGTCGCACGCATGCTGCACGAACTCGGTTATCCGATCGTCGCGACCAAGGGTACGGCCGCGGCCATCGAAGCGGCCGGTGTGCCGGTCAAGGTCGTCAACAAGGTGAAGGACGGCCGTCCGCACATCGTCGACATGATCAAGAATGGTGAGATCGCGCTGGTCTTCACGACCGTCGACGAAACCCGCGCCGCGATCGCCGATTCGCGTTCGATCCGCATGAGCGCCCAGGCGAACAAGGTCACGTACTACACGACCATGTCCGGCGCGCGGGCCGCAGTGGAAGGTTTGCGCTATTTGAAGGACCTGGAAGTCTATGATTTACAAGGCCTCCACGCTCGCCTAAACTAA
- the greA gene encoding transcription elongation factor GreA codes for MSTVPLTKRGAEMLRDELQRLKSVERPSVINSIAEARAQGDLSENAEYDAAKEKQGFIEGRIAEIESKLAGAQVIDPSAVEADGRVVFGATVELEDLDSGASVKYQIVGDDEADIDHGLISISSPIARALIGKSEGDVASVQAPGGVREYEIIAVSYV; via the coding sequence ATGAGCACTGTTCCATTGACTAAGCGCGGCGCGGAAATGTTGCGCGATGAATTGCAGCGCCTGAAATCGGTTGAGCGTCCCTCGGTGATCAATTCGATCGCGGAAGCGCGTGCCCAGGGCGATCTGTCGGAAAATGCAGAGTACGACGCGGCGAAGGAAAAGCAGGGCTTCATCGAAGGCCGTATCGCCGAAATCGAATCGAAGCTGGCCGGTGCGCAAGTGATCGACCCGTCAGCGGTGGAAGCGGACGGTCGCGTGGTGTTCGGTGCAACGGTGGAACTGGAAGACCTGGATTCGGGCGCGTCCGTCAAATATCAGATCGTCGGCGACGACGAAGCGGACATCGATCATGGCCTGATCTCGATCAGCTCGCCGATCGCGCGTGCCTTGATCGGCAAGTCGGAAGGCGACGTTGCGTCCGTGCAGGCACCGGGCGGCGTGCGCGAATACGAAATCATCGCAGTCAGCTACGTTTGA
- a CDS encoding DUF4149 domain-containing protein — MPHRLFRLLTVVWVGSLLTIGYAVAPVLFSSLDRVTAGAVAAQLFRIEGVLGAVCGILLLGLANVLVRRGGDAYRRLRWLIAGMLVCVLVGYFALQPFMNAMRIAALEAGSDVGHSAYATRFGILHGVSSLFYLIESLLGVALVWKLPAGAGVAAAEQGTRNTAGKVTG; from the coding sequence ATGCCGCATCGATTGTTCCGGTTATTGACGGTGGTGTGGGTCGGTAGTCTGCTGACTATCGGCTATGCCGTTGCACCCGTGCTGTTCAGCTCGCTCGACCGAGTGACGGCGGGCGCGGTCGCGGCGCAACTGTTTCGCATTGAAGGCGTGCTGGGTGCGGTGTGCGGCATTTTGCTGCTCGGTCTTGCGAACGTACTGGTTCGCCGCGGCGGCGATGCCTATCGACGCTTGCGCTGGCTGATCGCCGGCATGCTCGTTTGCGTGCTCGTTGGCTACTTCGCGTTGCAGCCGTTCATGAATGCCATGCGCATCGCCGCGCTCGAAGCGGGCAGCGACGTCGGCCATTCGGCTTATGCGACGCGCTTTGGCATCCTGCACGGCGTGTCGAGTCTGTTTTATCTGATCGAAAGCCTGCTGGGCGTGGCGCTCGTGTGGAAGTTACCTGCGGGCGCAGGTGTTGCGGCGGCGGAGCAAGGTACCCGCAACACAGCGGGCAAGGTCACTGGCTGA
- a CDS encoding YhbY family RNA-binding protein, translating into MPALKVSSDQRAELRSQAHALKPVVLVGAEGLTDAVLSEIKVHLGAHQLIKIRVFGDEREARLAIYEEICDKLNAAPIQHIGKLLVIWKPEATQPAVKAKRGALPSAREAAVEAKPGKGRAPRVVTVVKPSEIPMRKPKAKAVVVRGNERVTQGGNIKRAKKRQSSAKRAHQSSK; encoded by the coding sequence ATGCCCGCCCTCAAAGTCTCTTCCGACCAACGCGCCGAGTTGCGCTCCCAGGCACATGCGCTCAAACCGGTCGTACTCGTCGGCGCCGAAGGCTTGACCGACGCCGTGCTCTCCGAGATCAAGGTCCACCTTGGCGCTCATCAGCTCATCAAAATCCGCGTGTTCGGCGACGAGCGCGAAGCGCGCCTTGCGATCTACGAAGAAATCTGTGACAAGCTGAACGCCGCGCCGATCCAGCATATCGGCAAGCTGCTGGTGATCTGGAAGCCGGAAGCCACACAGCCGGCGGTGAAGGCCAAACGCGGCGCACTGCCGAGCGCGCGCGAAGCCGCTGTGGAAGCCAAACCGGGCAAAGGCCGCGCGCCACGCGTCGTAACGGTCGTCAAGCCCAGCGAAATCCCGATGCGCAAACCGAAGGCAAAAGCAGTCGTGGTGCGCGGCAATGAACGTGTTACCCAAGGCGGCAACATCAAGCGCGCCAAGAAGCGCCAAAGCAGCGCGAAGCGCGCGCATCAGTCGTCGAAATAA
- a CDS encoding RlmE family RNA methyltransferase, which yields MAKNKFNTAWLHDHINDPYVKMAQREGYRARAAYKLKEIDEQDKLIRPGQVIVDLGSTPGSWSQYARNKLAKGAQRDAEREGGIDGTIIALDLLPMEPVADVHFIQGDFREDSVLAQLEELVGERQVDLVISDMAPNLSGVAVADAARIEHLCDLALEFSQNHLKPDGALLVKCFHGSGYSQIVEKFKHQFKVVGARKPKASRDKSSETFILGKHLKRPA from the coding sequence ATGGCAAAAAACAAGTTCAACACCGCGTGGCTGCATGACCACATCAACGATCCGTACGTAAAAATGGCGCAGCGGGAGGGCTATCGCGCCCGCGCGGCCTACAAACTCAAGGAAATCGACGAACAGGACAAGCTGATCCGCCCGGGGCAGGTCATCGTCGACCTTGGCTCGACGCCGGGTAGCTGGAGCCAGTATGCGCGCAACAAACTTGCCAAGGGCGCCCAACGCGACGCCGAGCGCGAAGGCGGGATCGACGGCACGATCATCGCGCTCGACCTGCTGCCAATGGAGCCGGTCGCCGACGTTCACTTCATTCAGGGTGACTTCCGCGAAGACTCGGTTCTGGCGCAACTGGAAGAATTGGTCGGCGAACGTCAGGTAGATCTTGTAATTTCGGATATGGCGCCCAACCTGTCGGGAGTGGCGGTGGCGGATGCCGCGCGAATCGAGCACCTATGCGATCTCGCGCTGGAATTCTCACAAAATCACCTGAAACCGGATGGTGCCCTTTTAGTCAAATGTTTTCACGGCAGCGGTTACAGCCAGATTGTCGAAAAGTTCAAGCATCAGTTCAAGGTAGTGGGGGCCCGCAAGCCGAAAGCGTCGCGGGACAAATCGTCAGAAACGTTTATTTTGGGTAAGCATCTCAAGCGGCCCGCATAG
- the ftsH gene encoding ATP-dependent zinc metalloprotease FtsH, with the protein MNNNMFSKAAVWLVIALVLFTVFKQFDKPRVQEGVSYSQFMDDAKNGKVKNVIVQGRNLTVTPADGQKYQIVSPGDIWMVGDLMKYGVQVSGKADDEPNALVSALYYLGPTILIIGFWFYMMRQMQGGGKGGAFSFGKSRARLIDENNNAINFTDVAGCDEAKEEVSELVDFLRDPQKFQKLGGRIPRGVLLVGPPGTGKTLLARAIAGEAKVPFFSISGSDFVEMFVGVGAARVRDMFEQAKKHAPCIVFIDEIDAVGRHRGAGMGGGNDEREQTLNQMLVEMDGFEANSGVIVIAATNRSDVLDKALLRPGRFDRQVYVGLPDIRGREHIMKVHLRKVPISNDVDAAVIARGTPGFSGADLANLVNEAALFAARRGKRIVEMTDFEDAKDKIFMGPERKSAVIREESKRATAYHESGHAVIAKLLPKADPVHKVTIIPRGRALGVTWQLPEHDNETYSKDYLLDRLAILFGGRVAEELFLNLISTGASDDFNKATQTARAMVARFGMTDALGPMVYVDDENDATPFGRGFTRTISEATQQKVDAEIRRVLDEQYNLAKRLLDENRDKVEAMTAALMEWETIDADQINDIMAGRPPRSPKSSPPSASDASSGGSPGTEVKPGSATAPA; encoded by the coding sequence TTGAACAACAATATGTTTTCGAAAGCAGCAGTGTGGCTGGTTATCGCACTGGTGCTGTTTACGGTGTTCAAGCAGTTCGACAAGCCCCGTGTCCAGGAAGGCGTTTCCTATTCGCAGTTCATGGACGACGCAAAGAACGGCAAAGTCAAGAACGTCATTGTCCAGGGGCGGAACCTCACGGTCACTCCAGCAGACGGCCAGAAGTACCAGATCGTGTCGCCCGGCGACATCTGGATGGTCGGCGATCTGATGAAGTACGGCGTTCAGGTGAGCGGCAAGGCTGATGACGAACCCAATGCGCTTGTGTCCGCACTGTATTACCTCGGGCCGACGATCCTGATCATCGGTTTCTGGTTCTACATGATGCGACAGATGCAGGGAGGCGGGAAAGGCGGTGCGTTCTCGTTCGGTAAATCCCGTGCACGTCTGATCGACGAAAACAACAACGCAATCAATTTCACCGACGTCGCCGGTTGCGACGAAGCCAAGGAAGAAGTCTCCGAACTGGTCGACTTCCTGCGCGATCCGCAGAAATTTCAGAAACTGGGCGGCCGTATTCCGCGTGGTGTGCTGCTGGTCGGGCCGCCGGGAACCGGTAAGACGCTGCTGGCACGTGCTATCGCCGGTGAAGCGAAAGTGCCGTTCTTCAGCATCTCGGGTTCGGACTTCGTTGAAATGTTCGTGGGTGTCGGTGCGGCTCGTGTTCGCGATATGTTCGAGCAAGCCAAGAAGCATGCGCCATGCATCGTGTTCATCGACGAAATCGACGCGGTTGGCCGTCATCGCGGTGCCGGCATGGGCGGCGGTAACGACGAACGCGAACAGACGCTGAACCAGATGCTCGTCGAGATGGACGGCTTCGAAGCGAACTCGGGCGTGATCGTGATCGCTGCAACCAACCGTTCGGACGTGCTCGACAAGGCGCTGTTGCGTCCGGGCCGTTTCGACCGTCAGGTGTATGTCGGTCTGCCGGACATTCGCGGCCGTGAACACATCATGAAGGTCCACCTGCGCAAGGTGCCGATTTCGAACGACGTCGATGCAGCAGTGATCGCACGTGGCACGCCGGGCTTCTCGGGCGCCGATCTCGCGAACCTCGTGAACGAAGCGGCCTTGTTCGCGGCTCGCCGCGGCAAGCGCATCGTCGAAATGACGGACTTCGAAGACGCGAAGGACAAGATCTTCATGGGTCCGGAGCGCAAGTCTGCCGTGATTCGCGAAGAATCGAAGCGCGCAACGGCGTACCACGAGTCGGGCCATGCGGTGATCGCCAAGCTCCTGCCAAAGGCTGATCCGGTGCACAAGGTTACGATCATTCCGCGCGGCCGTGCGCTGGGCGTGACGTGGCAGTTGCCGGAGCATGACAACGAAACGTATTCGAAGGACTACCTGCTGGATCGTCTCGCGATCCTGTTCGGTGGCCGCGTTGCGGAAGAGTTGTTCCTGAACCTGATCAGCACCGGCGCGTCGGACGACTTCAACAAGGCGACGCAAACGGCGCGCGCCATGGTGGCCCGCTTCGGCATGACGGATGCGCTCGGACCAATGGTCTACGTCGACGACGAAAACGACGCGACGCCGTTTGGCCGAGGCTTCACTCGCACCATTTCGGAAGCGACGCAGCAGAAGGTCGATGCCGAAATCCGCCGCGTGCTGGACGAGCAGTACAACCTCGCGAAGCGCCTGCTGGACGAGAACCGCGATAAGGTCGAGGCAATGACCGCCGCACTGATGGAGTGGGAAACGATCGACGCCGATCAGATCAACGACATCATGGCTGGCCGTCCGCCGCGCTCGCCGAAAAGCTCGCCGCCGTCGGCAAGCGACGCCTCATCGGGCGGCAGCCCGGGTACCGAGGTCAAGCCGGGTAGCGCAACAGCTCCGGCCTGA